In the genome of Cryptomeria japonica chromosome 8, Sugi_1.0, whole genome shotgun sequence, one region contains:
- the LOC131072428 gene encoding AT-hook motif nuclear-localized protein 16, giving the protein MAEYQGTPSHVLQQQQQQLKQEQEQQSQRGECQTSEEESRSSGGGSRNSQRENAQAQQALQIIQSSGGDGGAGTGTVEVARKPRGRPPGSKNKPKPPIIITRDSENAMRPLLLEVAGGCDVAESIAHFARRRQIGVCVMSGNGIVSNVTLRQATNPGSAATFHGRYQILSLSGTFLPAPSSSGGLTISLAGTQGQVVGGSVMGPLIASGAVIIIAASFINPSYHRLPLEDEENGSAQMQQSNPNPPDLSASSGHPPASEACVMAIYSNPIHCQIPPDAFAWPNRPSHF; this is encoded by the coding sequence ATGGCTGAATACCAAGGAACGCCTTCACATGTGCTGCAACAACAGCAGCAGCAGTTGAAGCAGGAGCAGGAGCAGCAGAGTCAGAGGGGGGAATGCCAGACGTCGGAAGAGGAGAGCCGGAGCAGTGGAGGAGGGTCGCGGAATAGCCAGAGGGAGAATGCCCAAGCTCAACAAGCGTTGCAGATAATACAGTCTTCAGGTGGGGATGGAGGTGCAGGGACTGGAACTGTTGAGGTCGCAAGGAAACCCCGGGGAAGGCCTCCTGGTTCGAAGAATAAGCCTAAGCCTCCTATTATCATTACCCGGGACAGTGAAAATGCTATGCGGCCGCTACTTCTGGAGGTCGCTGGGGGCTGTGATGTGGCCGAGAGTATTGCGCACTTTGCTCGCAGGAGACAGATCGGGGTCTGTGTTATGAGCGGCAATGGAATCGTCTCTAATGTGACGCTGCGTCAGGCAACCAACCCTGGTTCGGCGGCTACTTTTCATGGAAGGTATCAGATTTTGTCTTTGTCGGGGACGTTTTTGCCGGCCCCTTCTTCATCTGGGGGGCTTACCATAAGCTTGGCTGGGACGCAAGGGCAGGTTGTGGGAGGTAGCGTCATGGGGCCTCTTATTGCGTCCGGAGCTGTTATCATCATTGCGGCTTCCTTTATTAACCCTTCTTATCACCGGCTGCCTCTGGAAGATGAGGAGAATGGTTCTGCCCAAATGCAGCAGAGTAACCCAAACCCTCCTGATTTGTCTGCTTCAAGCGGCCATCCGCCCGCCAGTGAGGCCTGTGTCATGGCCATTTACTCTAATCCTATCCATTGCCAGATTCCGCCTGATGCTTTTGCCTGGCCTAACCGTCCGTCTCACTTCTAG